One Microbacter margulisiae genomic window carries:
- the rocD gene encoding ornithine--oxo-acid transaminase, with protein MNNTKQTSKDLMALENQYGAHNYHPLPVVLDRGEGVFVWDVDGKRYYDFLSAYSAVNQGHCHPKIIQTLMEQAQKLTLTSRAFYNSQLGRYEEFVTKYFGYENVLPMNTGAEAVETAIKLCRKWAYEKKGLPDNTAQIVVCENNFHGRTTTIVSFSVDPDAYNHYGPFTPGFIIIPYNDASTLEKVLDENSNIAGFLVEPIQGEAGAFVPDDGYLKKCYDLCRKHDVLFIADEVQTGIARTGKLLACDYEAIHPDILILGKALSGGTYPVSAILASRAIMEVFKPGQHGSTFGGNPLATAVSIAALEVIRDEELADNAFQLGEIFRSEMHKLCETSEVASFVRGKGLLNALIINNRSHQNLAWEICLTLAENGLLAKPTHTNIIRFAPPLVITETQLHECIDIIKSTLAGVE; from the coding sequence ATGAACAACACGAAACAAACATCCAAAGATCTGATGGCACTTGAAAATCAATATGGTGCACATAATTATCATCCGCTTCCGGTAGTTCTCGACCGGGGAGAAGGTGTATTTGTATGGGATGTGGACGGTAAGCGGTATTATGATTTTCTTTCCGCTTATTCTGCTGTAAACCAAGGCCATTGTCATCCAAAGATTATTCAGACATTAATGGAACAGGCGCAAAAGCTGACGTTAACCTCGAGGGCTTTCTACAATAGCCAGCTGGGTCGTTATGAGGAATTTGTAACAAAATATTTTGGCTATGAGAATGTGCTCCCCATGAATACCGGAGCAGAAGCAGTGGAAACCGCCATCAAGTTATGCCGGAAGTGGGCTTATGAAAAGAAGGGGCTACCAGATAATACCGCTCAAATTGTAGTGTGTGAAAATAATTTTCATGGGCGTACCACAACGATTGTTTCCTTTTCTGTTGATCCGGATGCGTATAATCATTACGGTCCATTTACTCCTGGATTTATTATCATTCCCTACAACGATGCTTCTACTCTTGAAAAAGTGTTGGATGAAAATTCCAATATTGCAGGCTTCCTGGTGGAACCCATTCAGGGTGAAGCAGGTGCATTTGTTCCTGATGATGGTTACTTGAAAAAATGCTATGATCTTTGCCGGAAACATGACGTCCTGTTTATTGCCGATGAAGTGCAAACTGGCATTGCCCGGACGGGTAAATTACTTGCCTGCGATTATGAGGCCATCCATCCAGATATATTAATCCTTGGAAAAGCCTTATCCGGAGGTACTTATCCAGTGTCGGCTATTTTAGCCAGTCGAGCCATTATGGAAGTTTTCAAGCCAGGACAACATGGTTCTACTTTTGGCGGGAATCCTTTAGCGACAGCAGTTTCTATTGCTGCATTGGAAGTGATCCGGGATGAAGAACTTGCTGATAATGCCTTTCAGTTAGGTGAAATCTTCCGTAGCGAAATGCACAAACTTTGTGAAACATCAGAAGTAGCTTCGTTTGTTCGGGGGAAAGGGCTTCTAAATGCATTGATTATTAACAATAGAAGTCATCAAAATCTGGCTTGGGAGATTTGTCTGACACTCGCTGAGAACGGTTTGTTGGCAAAACCAACCCATACCAACATCATTCGTTTTGCACCTCCTTTGGTAATAACAGAAACACAATTGCATGAATGTATTGATATTATTAAAAGTACATTAGCCGGAGTTGAGTAG
- the ctlX gene encoding citrulline utilization hydrolase CtlX, with amino-acid sequence MPAQNTDTFLMVSPVAFGFNTQTSVNNYFQQKDHQTEAEIQYCALAEFENMVIQLRSVGLTVFVVQDTLQPYTPDSIFPNNWISFHEGGKVFLYPMFAQNRRQERRNDIIQYIQDYGIKVNRIDDLSHWENQGHFLEGTGSMVFDRVNCIAYAALSERTEKSLFLHFCSEFNFKPVCFSAFQVVGKKRLPVYHTNVVMSVADAYAVICLDCIDDAEERRRVVRSLKETGKEIISISEEQMHYFAGNMLQVRNLQNKKFMVLSSTAFQSLEPDQIERLKSFNELLVIDIPTIEKIGGGSVRCMMAEIF; translated from the coding sequence ATGCCTGCTCAAAATACAGATACTTTTTTGATGGTTTCCCCTGTTGCTTTTGGATTCAATACCCAGACATCAGTGAATAACTATTTTCAGCAGAAAGACCATCAGACGGAAGCTGAAATTCAATATTGTGCTTTAGCTGAGTTTGAAAATATGGTCATACAATTACGTTCCGTTGGGCTCACGGTATTTGTCGTACAAGATACTTTGCAGCCGTATACGCCGGATTCAATCTTTCCAAATAACTGGATCTCTTTTCATGAAGGAGGGAAAGTGTTTCTCTATCCCATGTTTGCACAAAACAGAAGACAGGAGCGCCGGAACGATATTATACAATATATTCAGGATTATGGTATTAAAGTAAATAGAATCGATGATCTGAGCCATTGGGAAAATCAGGGCCATTTTTTGGAAGGAACAGGCAGTATGGTTTTTGACCGGGTGAATTGCATTGCTTATGCTGCTTTATCGGAACGCACCGAAAAAAGCCTATTTTTACACTTTTGTTCCGAATTCAACTTTAAACCGGTCTGTTTTTCTGCTTTTCAGGTGGTTGGGAAAAAGCGTCTGCCTGTGTATCATACAAATGTTGTGATGAGCGTGGCTGATGCATATGCGGTTATTTGCCTCGATTGCATTGACGATGCAGAAGAAAGGAGGCGGGTTGTTCGTTCATTGAAAGAAACAGGGAAAGAGATTATCTCTATTTCGGAAGAACAAATGCATTATTTTGCAGGGAACATGTTACAAGTGAGGAACCTGCAAAATAAAAAGTTTATGGTTTTGTCTTCAACAGCTTTCCAATCGTTAGAGCCGGATCAAATAGAACGATTGAAAAGCTTTAATGAATTACTTGTCATAGATATTCCAACGATTGAAAAAATCGGAGGGGGAAGCGTCAGGTGCATGATGGCAGAAATTTTTTAG
- a CDS encoding dimethylarginine dimethylaminohydrolase family protein, whose amino-acid sequence MNLNVKNETSTLRTVVLGQPGSIGGVPALEKTFDAKSYESVLKGVYPAEEAIYKEMSLFEKVLLKYNVQVFRPWTLENCNQVFARDVAFVIDDKIINSNIIPDREDEKEAYEVIYDQIAYNKIFNLPEKAHVEGGDVVLFNDIVFVGLYTKPDYPQLKTARTNTYAFHFLKELFPHKTFIPLELKKHDTDPRKGVLHLDCAFMPVGKDKALIYKDGFAHVRDYHMLMDMFGRENVFEITREEMYFMTTNILSISPNVIVSETHFTRLNDHLETRWGFIVERVPYFEISKMGGLLRCSTLPLIRSDD is encoded by the coding sequence ATGAATCTGAACGTCAAAAACGAAACATCCACACTTCGTACGGTTGTTTTGGGACAGCCTGGATCCATTGGAGGAGTACCTGCACTTGAAAAAACCTTTGATGCAAAATCCTATGAATCGGTTTTAAAAGGAGTCTATCCTGCAGAAGAAGCCATTTATAAGGAAATGAGTCTGTTTGAAAAGGTTTTACTGAAATACAATGTTCAGGTATTCAGACCGTGGACACTTGAAAATTGTAATCAGGTTTTTGCGCGTGATGTTGCTTTTGTCATTGATGATAAAATCATTAATTCCAATATTATTCCCGACCGTGAAGACGAGAAAGAGGCTTATGAGGTGATTTATGATCAAATCGCTTATAACAAGATTTTCAACTTACCCGAAAAGGCTCATGTAGAAGGCGGTGATGTGGTGTTATTTAATGATATCGTTTTTGTAGGGCTTTACACAAAACCTGATTATCCACAATTGAAAACCGCCCGGACGAACACATATGCCTTTCATTTTCTGAAAGAGCTTTTTCCACATAAGACATTTATTCCCCTTGAATTGAAAAAGCATGACACAGATCCGCGAAAGGGAGTTTTACATTTGGATTGCGCTTTTATGCCGGTAGGCAAAGACAAGGCTTTAATATATAAAGATGGATTTGCTCATGTCAGGGATTATCATATGCTGATGGATATGTTTGGCCGTGAAAATGTGTTCGAGATTACACGCGAAGAAATGTATTTCATGACTACCAATATTTTGTCAATTTCTCCGAATGTCATTGTTTCCGAGACGCACTTCACCCGCTTGAATGATCATCTTGAAACACGTTGGGGATTTATCGTTGAACGGGTGCCTTATTTTGAGATATCCAAAATGGGTGGGTTGTTGCGCTGCTCTACGTTGCCACTGATAAGAAGCGATGATTAA
- the sppA gene encoding signal peptide peptidase SppA → MKSFFKMVLATFVAIIAATLIIFLIGIGIVTAITTASESQTDIKPNSVFQLSLSGQIVERAQDNPFNTIIGTYTNQDLSMGLNDILTAIHKAKTDKNIKGIYIKAGALLAAPATLREIRQALIDFKQSGKFIYAYGNVYTQGSYYVASVADKIYLNPAGMLNWQGLSAQTTFYKGALDKLGVNVQVVRVGAFKSAVEPFIDTKMSDANRLQVTSFLGSIWQTLLQDVSSSRHIPVDQLNAFADQDLAFQPASQAVSDHLVDSLLYDDGIKSILRKKLDIGESDDIPIVKLSAMKNAPDDQTYAKDKIAIVYAAGEIDGGSTDGINSEELVKTLAKVRNDDNVKAVILRVNSPGGSALGSELIWREVSLIKAKKPIFVSMGDYAASGGYYISCDADTIMAQPNTITGSIGVFGLIPDVQGLTKKIGISFDDVKTNKMSDMPSITRPFTPEERDLMQAYVNNTYETFVDHVAQGRHTTPDAIKKIAQGRVWTGAQAKQNGLVDLLGNLNDAVNLIAKRAHLTKYNIAVYPKQKNFFDKLMEGLNSDVETRVQKAQLGEFYPYFKQLHEIVRMQGVQALMPMYIEIK, encoded by the coding sequence ATGAAAAGTTTCTTCAAAATGGTTTTAGCAACATTTGTTGCTATCATTGCGGCTACACTTATTATTTTCTTGATAGGTATCGGTATTGTCACGGCCATTACGACAGCATCCGAAAGTCAAACGGATATCAAACCCAATAGTGTTTTCCAGCTTTCATTAAGCGGACAAATCGTAGAACGGGCACAGGATAATCCATTTAATACAATCATCGGAACCTATACCAATCAGGATCTTTCCATGGGATTAAATGATATTCTGACGGCTATTCACAAAGCAAAAACCGACAAAAACATCAAGGGTATTTATATCAAGGCAGGGGCTTTGTTGGCTGCTCCGGCAACTTTACGCGAAATACGGCAGGCATTGATTGACTTCAAGCAATCGGGAAAATTCATCTATGCATATGGAAACGTCTATACACAAGGTTCTTATTATGTGGCCAGCGTGGCGGACAAAATCTATCTCAATCCTGCTGGAATGCTCAATTGGCAGGGACTATCCGCCCAAACTACATTCTACAAGGGAGCACTCGACAAGTTGGGCGTTAATGTTCAGGTGGTACGCGTAGGCGCCTTCAAATCAGCTGTAGAACCTTTCATCGACACCAAAATGAGTGACGCCAACCGCCTGCAAGTCACCTCTTTTCTTGGTTCTATCTGGCAAACCTTGCTACAGGATGTTTCTTCATCGCGCCATATCCCTGTCGATCAACTTAACGCTTTTGCCGATCAGGATCTGGCATTCCAACCGGCATCACAGGCTGTTTCTGATCATTTAGTGGATTCATTGTTGTATGATGACGGCATCAAATCAATCTTACGGAAAAAGTTAGATATCGGAGAATCTGATGATATTCCGATTGTAAAACTGAGCGCTATGAAAAATGCTCCTGATGACCAAACATATGCCAAGGATAAGATTGCCATTGTTTATGCTGCCGGAGAAATTGATGGCGGAAGTACCGATGGTATCAATTCGGAAGAGCTGGTAAAAACATTGGCAAAAGTAAGAAATGATGACAATGTGAAAGCGGTCATTTTACGGGTAAACTCTCCCGGTGGAAGCGCACTGGGTTCGGAATTGATCTGGCGGGAAGTTTCCCTGATTAAAGCCAAGAAACCCATTTTTGTTTCGATGGGTGATTATGCCGCTTCCGGTGGATATTACATTTCGTGTGATGCCGACACCATCATGGCTCAACCCAATACAATAACCGGTTCTATTGGAGTATTTGGGCTAATCCCCGACGTTCAGGGACTTACCAAAAAGATCGGCATCAGCTTTGATGACGTCAAAACCAACAAGATGAGCGATATGCCAAGCATCACCCGTCCATTTACTCCTGAAGAACGCGATCTGATGCAGGCTTATGTAAACAACACATACGAAACATTTGTCGACCATGTGGCACAGGGGCGCCATACAACTCCCGATGCAATCAAGAAAATAGCACAGGGACGCGTCTGGACAGGAGCACAGGCTAAACAAAACGGATTGGTAGATCTTTTAGGAAATTTGAATGATGCTGTCAATTTAATAGCCAAACGTGCTCATCTGACAAAATACAATATCGCCGTTTATCCTAAACAAAAGAATTTCTTTGACAAACTGATGGAAGGTTTGAATTCCGATGTTGAAACACGTGTACAAAAAGCGCAACTCGGAGAATTCTATCCCTACTTCAAACAATTACACGAGATTGTTCGTATGCAAGGCGTGCAAGCATTAATGCCTATGTATATTGAAATAAAATAA
- the lpxK gene encoding tetraacyldisaccharide 4'-kinase: METLLLLSKPIRFLLALLFELGVKVRNILFDYNLLPSETFNVPVIAIGNITVGGTGKTPHTEYVLKMLSQQMHVAVLSRGYKRKSKGFQLGDEHATATLLGDEPFQMFRKFPQVTVAVDANRRRGIRNLLRIHTEDPIGAIVLDDAFQHRFVKPTVNILLVDSHRLITEDALMPYGRLREPASNKKRANIVIVTKCDRSLQPIDYRLIQKKLSLFPYQTLYYTTYGYEALYPVFPQYVTIAAITPDELASKNLLIVSGIANPDFMIEFLSSHAKTLETISFLDHYAFKKKDYDTIQKAFEELNHDKYVVVTEKDAARLYSDPLLPEELKPYIYALPIAVEFINNQDQVFNHQIISYVSKN; the protein is encoded by the coding sequence ATGGAAACTCTGCTTTTACTATCCAAACCGATCCGCTTTCTTCTTGCTTTGTTGTTCGAGCTGGGAGTGAAAGTTCGGAATATACTTTTCGATTACAATTTACTTCCTAGCGAAACATTCAATGTCCCGGTCATTGCCATTGGGAACATTACGGTAGGCGGCACAGGAAAAACGCCCCACACAGAATATGTATTGAAAATGCTTAGCCAGCAAATGCATGTTGCTGTATTAAGCCGGGGATATAAACGGAAATCGAAAGGATTTCAACTGGGTGACGAACATGCAACAGCCACCCTGTTAGGTGATGAACCTTTTCAGATGTTTCGTAAATTTCCACAGGTCACTGTGGCAGTTGATGCCAACAGGCGGCGCGGAATACGAAATTTACTCCGTATCCACACGGAAGATCCAATCGGAGCTATTGTGCTTGATGATGCATTTCAGCATCGTTTTGTAAAACCAACGGTTAATATTCTTCTTGTAGATAGTCACCGGTTGATCACGGAGGATGCCCTGATGCCCTACGGAAGGCTCCGCGAACCGGCTTCCAACAAAAAAAGGGCGAATATCGTCATCGTAACTAAATGTGATCGATCCCTGCAACCCATCGATTACCGCTTAATTCAAAAAAAGCTTTCACTATTCCCGTATCAAACGCTTTACTATACAACATATGGTTACGAAGCACTGTATCCGGTTTTCCCCCAGTATGTCACAATTGCAGCCATTACTCCTGACGAGTTGGCATCGAAGAATCTCCTGATAGTATCAGGTATCGCCAACCCTGACTTCATGATCGAATTTCTTTCATCTCATGCCAAAACGCTTGAAACGATCTCCTTTCTTGATCATTATGCTTTTAAAAAGAAGGATTATGACACTATTCAGAAAGCATTCGAAGAGCTCAATCATGACAAATACGTGGTAGTGACTGAAAAAGATGCCGCCCGATTGTACAGTGATCCATTACTGCCGGAGGAATTGAAACCCTATATCTACGCATTACCGATTGCAGTAGAATTTATCAATAATCAAGATCAAGTATTTAACCATCAAATTATAAGTTATGTTAGCAAAAATTGA
- a CDS encoding purine-nucleoside phosphorylase, producing MLAKIEETALFLQERTSRRPKVGIILGTGLGNLATQITDKEEIPYNEIPHFPISTVEGHSGKLIFGRLGNKEVLAMQGRFHFYEGYDMQKVTFPVRVMHAFGIKSLFVSNAAGGMNSAFEIGDLMVINDHINLFPEHPLRGKNYEELGPRFPDMSVPYDKELIHMAFGIAEKHHIKLQKGVYVGTQGPTFETPAEYHYFRAIGGDAVGMSTVPEIIVARHMNMRCFAISIITDLGVPGKIVEVTHEEVQHIANQVQPLMTLIIKEIINQL from the coding sequence ATGTTAGCAAAAATTGAAGAAACAGCCCTCTTTCTACAAGAGCGCACATCGCGTCGCCCCAAAGTAGGCATCATCCTTGGGACGGGCCTGGGAAATTTAGCCACACAAATTACCGATAAAGAAGAAATCCCGTACAACGAAATTCCTCATTTCCCTATCTCAACTGTGGAAGGGCATAGCGGAAAACTTATTTTCGGTAGATTAGGCAATAAAGAAGTATTGGCCATGCAGGGCCGCTTCCATTTCTACGAAGGGTATGACATGCAAAAAGTAACATTTCCGGTACGCGTCATGCATGCATTTGGAATCAAATCACTTTTTGTCTCGAATGCAGCCGGAGGGATGAATAGCGCCTTTGAAATCGGCGATTTAATGGTGATCAACGATCATATCAATCTTTTTCCTGAACATCCGTTGAGAGGTAAAAACTACGAAGAACTTGGGCCTCGTTTCCCGGACATGAGTGTTCCTTATGATAAGGAATTGATTCATATGGCATTTGGTATAGCTGAAAAACATCATATCAAACTGCAAAAGGGAGTGTATGTAGGAACCCAGGGCCCTACCTTTGAAACTCCGGCTGAATATCACTACTTCCGCGCTATTGGTGGCGATGCAGTAGGAATGTCCACGGTTCCGGAAATCATTGTGGCACGTCACATGAACATGCGTTGCTTTGCTATTTCCATTATTACCGATTTAGGCGTTCCGGGCAAAATTGTCGAAGTGACACATGAAGAAGTGCAGCATATCGCCAATCAGGTACAGCCGCTCATGACGTTGATTATTAAAGAAATTATCAATCAGCTCTAA
- a CDS encoding DUF5686 and carboxypeptidase-like regulatory domain-containing protein: MRFYILYLLAFSVIYGLSCVDSKAQRTIRGVVLDSINGKPLSFVPVYLKGTTIGVLTNDAGGFTLKNPSSAQILIVSSVGYNRKVILLENRAKRFYKILLSPSSYAMSEVVVKPRKEKYRKKGNPAVELIRQVIENKEKHDPLQKPFYQYDHYQKIVVALNDVDSTERKKNVLFQQFKFLDAYVDTSGITGKPILPVILRQRLDRVYYQKSPYRKERVVLADHNIGLDRGILSLQGVNTFLEEIFKPVDLYVNDIPLFLKRFVSPLSTGAIGFYKYYLMDTVSVDGDRCSDVVFVPFSSESTGFVGHLYITTDSTHFVKKVKLSIPKNINLNYVRSLWIDQRYRRTPDGTRLLTYDDMTVEFSVLSRGGNFYARRTNVYLHPSFAPPPAFASTTVRQGDVLKPDTTLQLAEYMSANKLNTIGPNALQVHNMVRRLHEARLYHYAEKTASIIINDFIETSPHQSKVDIGPVFNFVSKNSAEGVRLRVGGLTTAALNDHWFGKGYLAYGTKDHRWKYLAQAEYSFNKKQHQANEFPVHSLRMFYQYDVNWLGQNMLYADNFFFSWKRRQSNNLTYQRKWGLSYNQEFYSHFSYGLDFLLRREYASTLMPFIDNTTNTPVNAYSLGEATVRLRYAPGEKFYQTMVYRRAISHDAPVFTFSHAMALKGVFGSNYNYSYTELGFRKKFWFSAYGDANVVLQAGKIWTKDPFPLLQIPVANLAYTIHPGAFTLMNPMEFINDHYVAWYLNYNMNGLILNRIPLIRYLKWREIISFRGIYGGLDKKNNPALSNGLFDFPAGSYAMGKAPYMEAGVGIDNIFNLFRVDYVWRLNYLNHPHIDKSGIRVTVDLGF; this comes from the coding sequence TATACCTGCTTGCTTTTTCTGTTATTTACGGATTGTCATGCGTTGACTCAAAAGCGCAGCGAACAATCAGGGGCGTTGTGCTGGATTCCATCAACGGCAAGCCACTCTCTTTTGTTCCGGTCTATCTGAAGGGTACCACTATTGGCGTTTTGACCAATGATGCAGGCGGATTTACGCTTAAGAATCCTTCGTCGGCACAGATTCTGATTGTTTCGTCGGTAGGATACAACCGAAAAGTAATTCTGCTGGAAAACAGGGCTAAACGGTTTTATAAAATATTACTTTCGCCTTCATCCTACGCCATGTCGGAAGTGGTTGTCAAACCACGAAAAGAGAAATACCGTAAAAAGGGAAATCCGGCGGTGGAATTGATCCGGCAGGTGATTGAAAATAAGGAAAAACATGATCCGTTGCAAAAACCTTTTTACCAGTATGATCATTACCAGAAAATTGTTGTTGCACTGAATGATGTCGATTCAACGGAAAGAAAGAAGAATGTCTTGTTTCAGCAATTCAAATTTCTTGATGCTTATGTGGATACATCCGGCATTACGGGCAAGCCTATCCTCCCTGTTATCCTGAGGCAACGGCTTGACAGGGTTTATTATCAAAAGTCGCCTTACAGGAAAGAACGGGTAGTGCTTGCCGATCATAATATAGGTCTGGATAGGGGAATACTTTCCCTGCAAGGGGTGAATACTTTTCTGGAGGAAATATTCAAACCGGTTGATTTATATGTCAATGATATTCCTCTTTTCCTGAAACGTTTTGTCAGCCCGTTGTCGACCGGAGCAATTGGTTTTTATAAATATTATTTGATGGATACAGTGTCCGTAGATGGAGATAGGTGTTCCGATGTGGTTTTCGTTCCTTTCTCTTCCGAATCGACAGGTTTTGTGGGACATTTGTATATCACGACCGATTCGACTCATTTTGTCAAAAAGGTAAAATTAAGCATTCCGAAGAATATCAATCTGAATTATGTCAGAAGCTTATGGATTGATCAACGATACAGGCGAACGCCGGATGGCACCAGGCTTCTCACATATGATGATATGACGGTGGAGTTTTCGGTTCTTTCCCGGGGAGGCAACTTCTATGCGCGGCGAACAAACGTCTATTTGCATCCTTCGTTTGCACCTCCACCAGCCTTTGCTTCCACCACGGTGAGACAGGGAGACGTTTTGAAACCGGATACTACTTTGCAGTTGGCTGAATATATGTCAGCGAATAAGCTGAATACGATAGGTCCAAATGCATTGCAAGTGCACAATATGGTGCGCCGGCTTCACGAAGCGCGTCTTTATCATTATGCAGAAAAAACTGCATCTATTATTATCAACGATTTTATTGAGACATCGCCTCACCAAAGCAAAGTAGACATAGGCCCGGTTTTTAATTTTGTCAGTAAGAATTCAGCGGAAGGTGTGCGGCTGAGGGTTGGCGGACTCACAACAGCTGCATTAAATGATCATTGGTTTGGAAAAGGATACCTTGCGTATGGCACAAAAGATCACCGGTGGAAATACCTGGCCCAGGCGGAATATTCATTTAATAAAAAACAGCATCAGGCGAATGAATTTCCTGTGCATTCACTTCGCATGTTTTATCAATATGATGTCAATTGGCTGGGACAAAACATGCTGTATGCGGATAACTTCTTCTTCTCCTGGAAGCGGCGGCAAAGCAATAACCTTACCTATCAACGCAAATGGGGGCTGAGTTATAATCAGGAATTTTATTCCCACTTTTCATACGGGCTTGATTTCCTACTCCGCCGCGAGTATGCATCTACGCTTATGCCATTTATTGACAACACAACCAATACCCCTGTCAATGCATATTCCCTGGGAGAAGCGACGGTTCGTTTGCGGTATGCACCCGGCGAAAAGTTTTATCAAACCATGGTCTATCGTCGTGCAATATCCCACGATGCCCCTGTTTTTACCTTTTCGCATGCCATGGCATTAAAAGGTGTGTTTGGTTCTAATTATAACTATAGTTATACCGAACTGGGATTTCGAAAAAAATTCTGGTTCTCAGCTTATGGTGATGCCAATGTGGTTTTGCAAGCCGGTAAGATTTGGACAAAAGACCCGTTCCCTTTGCTGCAAATCCCTGTTGCAAACCTTGCCTATACGATCCATCCCGGAGCATTTACGTTAATGAACCCGATGGAGTTTATCAATGATCACTATGTGGCCTGGTATTTGAATTATAATATGAATGGTTTGATACTAAACAGGATTCCATTAATCCGGTATCTGAAGTGGAGGGAGATTATCTCTTTTCGTGGTATCTATGGCGGACTGGATAAAAAAAATAACCCGGCCTTGAGCAACGGATTATTTGATTTTCCTGCCGGTTCGTATGCCATGGGAAAGGCTCCTTATATGGAAGCCGGCGTGGGTATCGATAATATTTTTAATCTGTTTCGGGTTGATTATGTCTGGCGGTTGAATTACCTGAATCATCCGCATATCGATAAAAGCGGCATCCGCGTTACTGTAGACCTCGGTTTTTAG